Proteins from a genomic interval of Gemmatimonadales bacterium:
- a CDS encoding aminodeoxychorismate/anthranilate synthase component II, which translates to MILLIDNYDSFVFNLARYVRELGAEPVVRRHDALSLDEIKRLAPSHVIISPGPCSPAEAGISTELVRRFGPTTPILGVCLGHQCIGAAYGAEIVRAGRPQHGKTSRVHHDGTGIFAGLPSPLTATRYHSLVIAPGSLPASLRVTARAEDGEIMAVQHAEHPVTGVQFHPESVLTEYGYPMLARFLHGHASPDALPPTADGGLGLSGLGYQPSREGLDRRSAPRAHEAPWYAAPPPRTPGE; encoded by the coding sequence ATGATCCTCCTCATCGACAACTACGACTCGTTCGTCTTCAACCTCGCCCGTTACGTGCGGGAGCTGGGTGCCGAGCCGGTAGTGCGCCGCCACGACGCGCTGAGCCTCGACGAAATCAAGAGGCTCGCGCCGTCGCATGTCATCATCTCGCCGGGGCCCTGCTCGCCGGCCGAGGCGGGAATCTCGACTGAGCTCGTGCGCCGCTTCGGCCCCACGACGCCCATCCTCGGCGTCTGCCTGGGCCACCAGTGCATCGGCGCCGCCTACGGCGCCGAGATCGTGCGGGCCGGGCGTCCGCAGCACGGGAAGACGTCGCGCGTCCACCACGACGGCACCGGCATCTTTGCCGGCCTGCCGAGTCCGCTCACCGCCACCCGTTACCACTCGCTCGTCATCGCCCCCGGATCGTTGCCGGCTTCACTCCGCGTGACGGCGCGCGCGGAGGACGGCGAGATCATGGCGGTCCAGCACGCGGAGCATCCCGTGACCGGCGTGCAGTTCCATCCCGAGTCGGTGCTCACCGAGTATGGGTATCCGATGCTGGCCCGATTCCTTCACGGCCACGCCTCGCCCGACGCGCTGCCCCCAACGGCCGACGGCGGCCTCGGCCTCTCGGGCCTGGGCTACCAGCCCTCGCGCGAGGGACTCGATCGGCGGAGCGCGCCGCGGGCGCACGAAGCGCCCTGGTACGCGGCGCCCCCGCCCCGGACGCCTGGCGAATGA
- a CDS encoding PQQ-dependent dehydrogenase, methanol/ethanol family, whose translation MKRSMAYLPVGGLMACLLAFGTSPVAAQNVPQGSWSGGAWTMNAPKGEWWMTGRDYALTRFSPLNQITTSNIAQLRPVWSFSTGTLRGHEGNPLVVGNVMYVQTSFPNIVYALDLSKPGAPQIWKYVPNQSPDAIPIACCDLVNRGLAYNPSGKLYIELLEGELLALDAKTGKELWKVKHPASSPSGPEATGYKEGATMTNAPIYIKTKSGKEIVIAGISGGEFGVRGRVSAFDANSGKHLWTMYSTGPDAEVGIQNGVGNANYASHKGKDLGVSTWNGSDEWKRGGGTTWGWYSYDPQLDLVYISTGNPGTWNPDQRPGDNKWSMTIFARHPDDGTVEWAYQMTPHDEWDYDGVNENVLFDRNGKKLLAHFDRNGFGYTIDRTNGKLIVAKPYGPVNWATGVDLSTGIPHKDPKYGTTSKHNTEGICPAAIGFKDQQPSSYSPLTGYFYVPTNNICMDYEGVEVKYSAGQPYVGAIVRMYPGPGGNRGRFIAWDPMQGKVVWEDKENLAAYGGVLTTAGGLAFYGTMDGWLKAVDQKSGKLLWEYKTPSGIIGNPMTYQGPDGQQYVAVLSGIGGWAGIGVAAGIGAEDPTAGLGALGAFGDAGQFSNQGGVLTVFALKSPAVKQ comes from the coding sequence ATGAAACGATCGATGGCTTATCTGCCGGTCGGCGGGTTGATGGCGTGCCTCCTGGCATTCGGAACGAGCCCGGTGGCCGCGCAGAACGTCCCGCAGGGGTCCTGGTCGGGCGGGGCCTGGACAATGAACGCTCCCAAGGGGGAGTGGTGGATGACCGGGCGCGACTACGCCCTTACCCGCTTCAGCCCCCTCAATCAGATCACCACGTCAAACATCGCCCAGCTTCGGCCCGTCTGGTCGTTCTCGACCGGCACGCTCCGCGGTCACGAGGGCAACCCGCTCGTCGTCGGGAACGTGATGTACGTGCAGACGAGCTTCCCCAACATCGTGTACGCGCTCGACCTGTCGAAGCCCGGCGCGCCGCAGATCTGGAAGTACGTGCCCAACCAGTCGCCCGACGCGATTCCAATCGCCTGCTGCGACCTGGTGAACCGCGGTCTGGCGTACAACCCGAGCGGCAAGCTTTACATCGAGCTGCTCGAGGGTGAGCTCCTGGCGCTCGACGCCAAGACCGGCAAGGAGCTGTGGAAGGTGAAGCACCCGGCTTCGTCGCCCTCGGGGCCGGAAGCCACGGGGTACAAGGAGGGCGCCACGATGACCAATGCCCCGATTTACATCAAGACCAAGTCGGGCAAGGAAATCGTGATCGCCGGCATCTCGGGCGGTGAGTTCGGCGTCCGCGGCCGCGTCTCGGCGTTCGACGCCAACAGCGGCAAGCATCTCTGGACCATGTACAGCACCGGCCCCGATGCCGAGGTCGGTATTCAGAATGGCGTCGGCAACGCGAACTATGCCTCGCACAAGGGCAAGGACCTGGGTGTGAGCACCTGGAACGGCAGCGATGAGTGGAAGCGCGGCGGCGGCACCACGTGGGGCTGGTACTCCTACGACCCCCAGCTCGACCTGGTGTACATCAGCACCGGCAACCCGGGCACCTGGAATCCCGATCAGCGGCCGGGCGACAACAAATGGTCGATGACCATCTTCGCGCGCCACCCCGATGACGGAACGGTGGAATGGGCCTACCAGATGACGCCGCACGACGAGTGGGACTATGACGGCGTCAACGAGAACGTACTGTTCGACCGGAACGGGAAGAAGCTGCTCGCGCACTTCGACCGGAACGGATTCGGTTACACGATCGATCGCACCAACGGCAAGCTGATCGTGGCCAAGCCCTACGGCCCGGTGAACTGGGCAACCGGTGTGGACCTTTCGACCGGCATTCCGCACAAGGACCCGAAGTACGGCACGACCTCGAAGCACAACACCGAGGGCATCTGCCCCGCGGCGATCGGCTTCAAGGACCAGCAGCCGTCGTCCTACTCCCCGCTGACGGGGTACTTCTACGTCCCGACGAACAACATCTGCATGGATTATGAAGGCGTCGAGGTGAAGTACTCGGCCGGCCAGCCGTACGTCGGCGCGATCGTGCGGATGTACCCGGGCCCGGGCGGTAACCGCGGTCGGTTCATCGCGTGGGATCCGATGCAAGGCAAGGTGGTCTGGGAAGACAAGGAAAACCTGGCGGCGTACGGTGGCGTGCTGACCACCGCCGGCGGTCTCGCCTTCTACGGCACCATGGACGGCTGGCTCAAGGCGGTCGATCAGAAGAGCGGCAAGCTCCTCTGGGAGTACAAGACGCCGTCCGGCATCATCGGCAACCCGATGACGTACCAGGGTCCCGATGGCCAGCAGTACGTCGCGGTGCTTTCGGGCATCGGCGGCTGGGCGGGCATCGGTGTGGCGGCCGGCATTGGGGCCGAGGACCCGACGGCGGGCCTGGGCGCGCTGGGCGCGTTCGGCGATGCCGGTCAGTTCTCCAACCAGGGCGGCGTGCTGACCGTGTTCGCGCTCAAGTCACCGGCGGTCAAGCAGTAG
- the pabB gene encoding aminodeoxychorismate synthase component I, which yields MSGAALPLAVRLEGTPDPADAAERFLDLPWPILLDSTAEHARLGRYSFLSADPAAVIRGRGARSERFDATAGAWTAVADEPLAAVHAMLAPFASEPMPGVPPFQGGAAGYIGYDYGRVLERLPTPRFDDLAIPDVVLGLYDWVLAWDHEQDAAWIISTGLPESGGERARRGAERLAMVRARLEESSPTATTHSGRRPAPARPQSLAGPGAPSYPVVGVEHAEQVGLRSTFTHRGYLTAVARVREYILAGDIFQANLSQRFTAPLDEAPFAFYRRLRRTNPAAFGAYFDIGGAQVLSVSPERFLRLQGRRVETRPIKGTRPRGLGPMHDALLGLVLEESDKDRAENVMIVDLLRNDLSRVCLPGTVRVPELFALEQHPTVHHLVSTVVGELEPGTDAVDLLRATFPGGSITGAPKVRAMEIIAELEPSTRKIYCGSLGYLSVSGTMDTSIAIRTAVAAGGRMYFQAGGGIVADSDPESEYRETLDKACGIIRALAER from the coding sequence ATGAGCGGCGCGGCGCTCCCGCTCGCGGTCCGCCTCGAGGGGACGCCCGACCCCGCCGATGCGGCGGAGCGGTTTCTCGACCTCCCCTGGCCAATCCTCCTCGACAGCACGGCGGAGCACGCGCGGCTCGGGCGCTACTCGTTCCTGTCGGCGGATCCGGCCGCCGTCATTCGCGGGCGCGGCGCCCGGAGTGAGCGATTCGACGCCACGGCTGGAGCGTGGACCGCGGTCGCCGATGAGCCGCTTGCCGCCGTGCACGCGATGCTCGCGCCCTTCGCGTCCGAACCGATGCCAGGGGTACCCCCGTTTCAGGGCGGCGCCGCCGGATACATCGGTTACGACTATGGCCGCGTGCTCGAGCGGCTCCCCACCCCGCGCTTCGATGACCTCGCCATACCGGACGTCGTGCTCGGCCTCTACGACTGGGTGCTCGCCTGGGACCACGAGCAGGATGCGGCGTGGATCATCTCGACCGGCCTGCCGGAATCGGGCGGGGAACGCGCGCGGCGTGGCGCCGAGCGGCTCGCGATGGTCCGTGCGAGGCTCGAGGAGAGTAGCCCCACTGCGACGACGCACAGTGGGCGCCGTCCGGCCCCCGCCCGGCCGCAGTCGCTCGCCGGCCCGGGGGCGCCATCGTATCCGGTGGTCGGAGTCGAGCACGCGGAACAGGTCGGACTCCGGTCGACGTTCACCCATCGGGGCTATCTCACCGCGGTGGCACGGGTGCGGGAGTACATCCTCGCCGGCGACATCTTCCAGGCCAATCTCTCCCAGCGCTTCACGGCGCCGCTCGACGAAGCACCGTTCGCGTTCTACCGGCGCCTACGCCGGACCAATCCGGCGGCCTTCGGCGCGTACTTCGACATCGGCGGCGCCCAGGTCTTGAGCGTCTCACCCGAGCGGTTTCTCCGGCTCCAAGGCCGGCGGGTCGAGACTCGCCCCATCAAGGGCACCCGCCCGCGCGGACTCGGGCCGATGCACGACGCGCTGCTTGGCCTCGTGCTCGAAGAGAGCGACAAGGACCGGGCCGAGAACGTGATGATCGTGGACCTGCTGCGAAACGATCTGTCACGCGTCTGCCTCCCCGGCACGGTGCGGGTGCCGGAGCTGTTCGCGCTGGAGCAACACCCGACGGTGCACCATCTCGTGTCGACCGTCGTGGGCGAGCTCGAGCCCGGCACCGACGCTGTGGATCTCCTGCGCGCCACCTTTCCCGGAGGGTCGATCACCGGCGCGCCCAAGGTGCGCGCTATGGAGATCATCGCGGAGCTCGAGCCCTCGACGCGCAAGATCTATTGCGGCTCGCTCGGATACCTGAGCGTCTCCGGCACCATGGACACGAGTATCGCCATCCGCACCGCCGTGGCGGCCGGGGGCCGGATGTATTTTCAGGCCGGCGGCGGCATCGTGGCCGACTCGGACCCGGAGTCCGAGTACCGCGAGACGCTGGACAAGGCGTGCGGCATCATCCGGGCGTTGGCGGAGCGATGA
- a CDS encoding quinoprotein dehydrogenase-associated putative ABC transporter substrate-binding protein, giving the protein MLRRIGALGGVAAAALIVGAGTAGAQEETDLRPGPLTPGVLRVCADPDNMPESNQKGEGFENKIAEYIAEKWNSRLEYVWWPVRFGYFGRGLNGGYCDLIVTAPAGLDIAATTKPYFRSTYFFVYRKDSGLNITSLDDPALKRLRIGVNMIGSDGDAAPPAAALKSHGVVGLVGFPTFFSEIHRPEDIINAVADKKIDLAIVWGPVAGYFAAKAPVPLVLHPIPDDSTTGIPFAFSITMATRRKDREFRDSVQTLIDHDRPEIEAILQQYKVPMLPIPADSTTTRTGAIGDTTAAPGKSGHAGAF; this is encoded by the coding sequence ATGCTGCGTCGGATCGGGGCCCTGGGCGGCGTCGCGGCGGCCGCATTGATCGTAGGCGCCGGCACTGCCGGCGCCCAGGAGGAGACCGACCTCCGCCCCGGACCGCTGACACCGGGCGTCCTTCGCGTGTGTGCCGATCCCGATAACATGCCGGAGTCCAACCAGAAGGGCGAGGGCTTCGAGAACAAGATCGCCGAATACATCGCGGAGAAGTGGAATTCGCGCCTTGAGTACGTGTGGTGGCCCGTTCGCTTTGGCTACTTCGGGCGCGGCCTTAATGGGGGCTACTGCGACCTGATTGTGACCGCACCTGCCGGGCTCGACATCGCGGCCACGACCAAGCCATACTTCCGCTCGACCTACTTCTTCGTGTACCGAAAGGACAGCGGTCTCAACATCACCTCGCTCGACGATCCGGCGCTCAAGCGGCTGAGGATCGGCGTAAACATGATTGGGAGCGATGGCGATGCCGCCCCCCCTGCCGCTGCGCTCAAGTCGCACGGCGTGGTCGGCCTCGTCGGGTTCCCCACCTTTTTTAGTGAGATCCACCGGCCGGAAGACATCATCAACGCCGTGGCTGACAAGAAGATCGACCTCGCGATCGTCTGGGGACCCGTCGCCGGCTACTTCGCGGCCAAGGCGCCGGTGCCACTGGTCCTTCACCCAATCCCGGACGACAGCACCACCGGGATCCCGTTCGCCTTCAGTATCACCATGGCCACGCGCCGCAAGGATCGCGAGTTTCGCGACAGCGTGCAGACGCTCATAGACCACGACCGCCCCGAGATCGAAGCCATCCTGCAACAGTACAAGGTGCCGATGCTTCCGATCCCGGCGGATTCTACCACCACCCGAACCGGCGCGATCGGCGATACGACGGCCGCCCCGGGCAAGTCGGGACACGCCGGCGCGTTCTGA
- a CDS encoding beta-ribofuranosylaminobenzene 5'-phosphate synthase family protein, translating to MSGRPATGGRVFVEAPARLHFGVLDLRGDLGRWFGGIGAAIPTPSLLLQAETADAIEAEGPDGGRAAEFARRYLARTGVRGGARIRVHRAIPAHAGLGSGTQLALAVARGLAELYGLPTSAPDLARAVERGRRSAIGTWAFEAGGFILEGGRRAGSNEVAPLLARHPMPASWHYVVAVPDAASGLSGAAEANAFRGLPAPPASEVERVAHEVLMRLLPAVAEADLTAFGESLSIIQRITGGWFAPAQGGVFAPGQTARLVRYLADGGAAGVGQSSWGPTVYALTDGAARADSLAAGARSQVGAGGLVVSGTFQNHGARAWPAGSKPLAD from the coding sequence GTGAGCGGCCGGCCTGCAACGGGCGGACGCGTCTTCGTGGAGGCGCCCGCCCGTCTGCACTTTGGCGTGCTCGACCTGCGGGGCGACCTGGGGCGCTGGTTCGGCGGGATCGGCGCCGCGATCCCGACCCCGTCGCTCCTGCTCCAAGCCGAGACCGCCGACGCGATCGAGGCCGAAGGTCCGGACGGCGGACGCGCGGCGGAGTTCGCCCGCCGCTATCTCGCGCGCACTGGCGTCCGGGGCGGTGCCCGCATTCGCGTGCACCGCGCTATCCCCGCGCATGCCGGGCTCGGCTCGGGAACCCAACTCGCCCTCGCCGTGGCGCGCGGGTTGGCCGAGTTGTATGGCCTGCCCACGTCGGCCCCCGACCTTGCGCGGGCGGTCGAGCGCGGGCGCCGCTCGGCGATCGGCACGTGGGCGTTCGAGGCCGGGGGCTTCATTCTCGAAGGGGGCCGGCGGGCCGGCTCGAACGAGGTGGCGCCGCTTTTGGCTCGGCACCCAATGCCCGCGTCGTGGCACTATGTGGTGGCGGTGCCGGATGCGGCGTCCGGTCTGAGCGGAGCGGCGGAGGCCAACGCGTTCCGGGGTCTCCCCGCGCCGCCGGCATCGGAGGTGGAGCGCGTCGCGCATGAAGTTCTCATGCGGCTGCTGCCGGCGGTCGCCGAGGCGGATCTGACGGCATTCGGCGAGTCGCTCTCCATCATTCAGCGGATCACGGGCGGCTGGTTCGCGCCGGCGCAGGGTGGGGTCTTTGCGCCCGGGCAGACCGCGCGCTTGGTCCGATATCTGGCCGACGGCGGGGCCGCCGGCGTGGGGCAAAGCTCCTGGGGTCCAACTGTTTATGCACTGACGGATGGCGCGGCGCGCGCGGACTCGCTGGCCGCCGGCGCCCGCAGCCAGGTGGGCGCGGGAGGTCTTGTCGTGAGCGGCACCTTTCAGAACCACGGGGCCCGAGCCTGGCCGGCCGGATCGAAGCCGTTGGCTGATTGA
- a CDS encoding DUF6513 domain-containing protein produces the protein MAPLGADAPRRVLFVTGKLAEAALRRTLAAAQFPFAADVAVMKITVAALMTTPWIARFLEVPPNTDLVLLPGLVEGDTAVLEERVGVRVEKGPKDLRELPRHFGQAGLAAEYGAYDIEILAEINNAPKLSREEIRHAAAYFAASGADIIDVGCTPGVAFPSLGDVVRELRASGLRVSIDSFDPEEIRSAVRHGAELVLSVNGSNLDVAREAAEHGARVVVIPDFGAGLDTLDRNIERLDAWGVPCLIDPVIEPIGFGFLASLERYAEVHRRYPGRGQMMGIGNITELTAADTTGVNAILMAIAQEVGARAVLTTEVIPWAHGAVREVDIARRLMHYAIAEQRIPKGVDDRLVTVKDPAVLAYTEAELRELQAAVTDPNFRIFTDRDTITVFNDELFVRGTDIQEIFTQLGVDEATHAFYLGRELMKARLAITLGKTYRQEGALSWGYLTPPDDRRSEHVKLTQRSHRRRSAAADAE, from the coding sequence GTGGCACCGCTCGGCGCGGACGCGCCCCGCCGCGTCCTGTTCGTCACCGGCAAGCTCGCCGAGGCCGCCCTGCGCCGCACGCTCGCCGCGGCGCAGTTCCCCTTCGCGGCCGACGTGGCGGTCATGAAGATCACGGTCGCGGCGCTCATGACGACGCCGTGGATCGCGCGCTTTCTCGAGGTCCCACCGAATACCGACCTCGTCCTCCTGCCCGGTCTCGTCGAGGGTGACACGGCGGTGCTGGAGGAGCGGGTCGGCGTGCGGGTGGAGAAGGGGCCCAAGGATCTGCGCGAGCTGCCGCGCCACTTCGGCCAGGCGGGCCTGGCCGCCGAGTACGGCGCCTACGACATCGAGATCCTCGCCGAGATCAACAACGCACCCAAGCTCTCGCGCGAGGAGATCCGGCACGCCGCCGCCTACTTCGCGGCGAGCGGCGCCGACATCATCGACGTGGGCTGCACGCCCGGTGTCGCCTTCCCCTCGCTCGGTGACGTGGTGCGGGAGCTCCGCGCGTCCGGGCTCCGCGTAAGCATCGATTCGTTCGACCCCGAGGAGATTCGTAGTGCTGTCCGCCACGGCGCCGAGCTCGTGCTCAGCGTGAACGGCTCGAACCTCGATGTGGCGCGCGAGGCGGCGGAGCACGGCGCCCGCGTCGTGGTAATTCCTGACTTCGGTGCCGGACTCGACACGCTGGACCGCAACATCGAGCGGCTCGACGCCTGGGGCGTTCCCTGCCTCATCGATCCGGTCATCGAGCCGATCGGGTTCGGCTTTCTCGCTTCGCTCGAGCGCTACGCCGAGGTGCACCGGCGCTATCCGGGGCGCGGGCAGATGATGGGCATCGGCAACATCACCGAGCTCACCGCGGCCGATACCACCGGGGTGAACGCCATCCTCATGGCGATCGCCCAGGAGGTGGGCGCGCGCGCGGTGCTCACGACCGAAGTGATTCCGTGGGCGCACGGCGCCGTGCGCGAGGTGGACATCGCCCGGCGGCTCATGCACTATGCCATCGCCGAGCAGCGGATCCCGAAGGGCGTGGACGACCGGCTCGTCACCGTGAAGGACCCGGCCGTCCTGGCCTACACGGAGGCCGAGCTGCGCGAGCTGCAGGCGGCCGTGACCGACCCGAATTTCCGGATCTTCACCGACCGCGACACGATCACCGTGTTCAACGACGAGCTGTTCGTGCGCGGCACCGACATCCAGGAGATCTTCACGCAGCTCGGCGTGGACGAAGCGACGCACGCATTCTATCTGGGCCGCGAGCTCATGAAGGCGCGGCTCGCGATCACGCTGGGGAAGACGTATCGCCAGGAAGGCGCGCTCTCGTGGGGGTATTTGACACCGCCCGACGACCGGCGCTCCGAGCACGTGAAGCTCACCCAGCGGTCGCATCGCCGCCGCTCGGCCGCGGCTGACGCGGAATGA
- a CDS encoding methanol/ethanol family PQQ-dependent dehydrogenase, with protein sequence MNRITRQVLSGVAASLAFAAVANAQARGGEWTRNAPEGDWQITGRDYSLQRYSPLKQITTANVKDLKAAWTMSTGTLRGHEGNPLVVGNVMYVHTSFPNIVYALDLSKPGAPQIWKYVPNQSPDAIPIACCDLVNRGLAYHPSGKLYINLLEGELLALDAKTGKELWKVKHPDHSNAGPEATGYKQGATMTVAPIVIKDIVITGISGGEFGVRGRVSAFDANSGKHLWTMYSTGPDDEVGIENGVANANYASHKGKDLGVSTWQGDEWKHGGGTTWGWYSYDPELDNLYVSTGNPGTWNPDQRPGDNKWSMTIFARKPETGKVVWAYQMTPHDEWDYDGVNENVLFEHGGQKLLAHFDRNGIGYTIDRTNGKLIVAKPFGPVNWTTGVDLSTGIPKKDPKYGTTSKHNTEGICPAAIGFKDQQPSAYSPLTGYFYVPANNICMDYEGVEVKYSAGQPYVGAIVRMFPGPGGNRGRFIAWDPMAGKVVWEDKENLAAYGGVLTTAGGLAFYGTMEGWLKAVDQKTGKLLWQFKTPSGIIGNPMTYLGPDKKQYVAVLSGIGGWAGIGVAAGIGAEDPTAGLGALGAFGDAGQFTNQGGVLTVFSL encoded by the coding sequence ATGAACCGCATTACCCGGCAGGTGTTGTCCGGCGTCGCTGCGAGCCTCGCGTTCGCGGCCGTCGCCAACGCCCAGGCACGCGGCGGGGAGTGGACCCGCAACGCGCCCGAGGGCGACTGGCAGATCACCGGGCGTGATTACAGCTTGCAGCGGTACAGCCCGCTCAAGCAGATCACGACGGCGAACGTGAAGGACCTGAAGGCGGCGTGGACCATGTCGACCGGCACGTTGCGCGGTCACGAGGGCAACCCGCTCGTCGTCGGGAACGTGATGTACGTGCACACGAGCTTCCCCAACATCGTGTACGCGCTCGATCTGTCGAAGCCCGGCGCGCCGCAGATCTGGAAGTACGTGCCCAACCAGTCGCCCGACGCGATCCCAATCGCCTGCTGCGACCTGGTGAACCGCGGTCTGGCCTACCATCCGAGCGGCAAGCTCTACATCAACCTGCTCGAGGGTGAGCTCCTGGCGCTCGACGCCAAGACCGGCAAGGAGCTGTGGAAGGTGAAGCACCCCGATCACTCGAACGCGGGTCCCGAGGCGACCGGCTACAAGCAGGGCGCCACCATGACGGTCGCCCCGATCGTGATCAAGGACATCGTGATCACCGGCATCTCGGGCGGTGAGTTCGGCGTCCGCGGCCGCGTCTCGGCGTTCGACGCCAACAGCGGCAAACATCTCTGGACCATGTACAGCACGGGTCCGGACGACGAAGTCGGCATCGAGAACGGCGTCGCCAATGCGAACTACGCCTCGCACAAAGGCAAGGACCTCGGCGTCTCGACTTGGCAGGGCGACGAGTGGAAGCACGGCGGCGGCACCACGTGGGGCTGGTACTCCTACGACCCCGAGCTCGACAACCTGTATGTCAGCACCGGCAACCCGGGCACCTGGAATCCCGATCAGCGGCCGGGCGACAACAAGTGGTCGATGACCATCTTCGCGCGCAAGCCGGAGACGGGCAAGGTCGTCTGGGCCTACCAGATGACGCCGCACGATGAGTGGGACTATGACGGCGTCAACGAGAACGTGCTCTTCGAGCACGGCGGTCAGAAGCTCCTGGCGCACTTCGATCGTAACGGCATCGGCTACACGATCGATCGCACCAACGGCAAGCTGATCGTGGCCAAGCCCTTCGGTCCGGTCAACTGGACCACGGGCGTGGATCTCTCCACCGGCATCCCGAAGAAGGACCCGAAGTACGGCACGACCTCGAAGCACAACACCGAGGGCATCTGCCCCGCGGCGATCGGCTTCAAGGACCAGCAGCCCTCCGCGTACTCGCCGCTCACCGGCTACTTCTACGTCCCGGCGAACAACATCTGCATGGACTATGAAGGCGTCGAGGTGAAGTACTCGGCCGGCCAGCCGTACGTCGGCGCGATCGTGCGCATGTTCCCCGGCCCGGGTGGCAATCGCGGCCGGTTCATTGCGTGGGATCCGATGGCGGGCAAGGTGGTCTGGGAAGACAAGGAGAACCTGGCCGCGTACGGCGGCGTGCTGACCACCGCCGGCGGTCTCGCCTTCTACGGCACCATGGAAGGCTGGCTCAAGGCGGTCGACCAGAAGACCGGCAAGCTGCTGTGGCAGTTCAAGACGCCGTCCGGCATCATCGGCAACCCGATGACCTATCTTGGCCCAGACAAGAAGCAGTACGTGGCCGTGCTTTCGGGCATCGGCGGCTGGGCGGGCATCGGTGTGGCGGCCGGCATTGGGGCCGAGGACCCGACGGCGGGCCTGGGCGCGCTGGGCGCGTTCGGCGACGCCGGTCAGTTCACCAACCAGGGCGGCGTGCTTACGGTATTCTCGCTCTAA
- a CDS encoding DUF447 domain-containing protein, which translates to MTLIIESIVTSMDPAGTVNFAPMGVEWGEDVIVLKPFLETTTFRNLRATGAAVVNTTDDVLLFAQSAIGSPRFAAEPAARVRGVVLAAACSWRELEVAALDDTPPRSRIEARVVHRGVRRDFIGFNRARHAVLEGAILATRVHLLPAAQIRGDYARLEVLVEKTAGPREREAWVLLRAYVERALAGSAG; encoded by the coding sequence ATGACGCTCATCATCGAGAGCATCGTCACCTCGATGGACCCGGCCGGCACGGTCAATTTCGCGCCGATGGGTGTCGAGTGGGGCGAGGACGTGATCGTGCTGAAGCCGTTTCTCGAGACGACGACGTTCCGCAACCTGCGCGCGACGGGTGCGGCGGTGGTGAACACCACCGACGACGTGCTGCTCTTTGCGCAGAGCGCCATCGGGAGCCCCCGGTTTGCCGCCGAACCGGCGGCGCGGGTGCGCGGCGTGGTGCTCGCCGCGGCCTGCTCCTGGCGGGAGCTCGAGGTCGCCGCGCTCGACGACACGCCGCCGCGCTCGCGGATCGAAGCGCGGGTGGTGCACCGCGGGGTCCGGCGGGACTTCATCGGCTTCAATCGCGCGCGCCATGCCGTGCTCGAGGGAGCGATCCTCGCGACCCGAGTGCATCTGTTGCCGGCGGCGCAGATCCGCGGCGACTATGCGCGGCTCGAGGTGCTGGTCGAGAAGACCGCCGGGCCGCGCGAGCGGGAGGCGTGGGTGCTGCTTCGCGCGTACGTGGAACGCGCACTCGCCGGGTCGGCCGGGTGA
- a CDS encoding c-type cytochrome, with product MSTPRTSPLARLLGAMAVAVLFVVGGARAAHAQEVHDKYHPQPLDTISVEAYQGWKQFELNCARCHGEYGVGSSFAPALVNSLKDDGPIPTKAIFVATVCAGRPAKGMPSWCALGLEPEKINNIYAYLKGRADGKIHIGRPAVKSGA from the coding sequence ATGAGCACTCCCCGGACCTCGCCGCTCGCCCGATTGCTGGGCGCCATGGCCGTCGCCGTCCTCTTTGTGGTCGGCGGCGCCCGGGCGGCGCATGCCCAGGAAGTACACGACAAGTACCATCCCCAGCCGCTCGATACGATTTCGGTGGAGGCGTATCAGGGCTGGAAGCAGTTCGAGCTCAATTGCGCGCGCTGCCATGGGGAATACGGTGTGGGCAGCTCGTTCGCGCCGGCGCTGGTGAATTCGCTCAAGGACGACGGGCCGATCCCCACCAAGGCCATCTTCGTAGCCACCGTGTGTGCCGGCCGGCCAGCCAAGGGGATGCCCTCCTGGTGCGCGCTCGGACTCGAGCCGGAGAAGATCAACAACATCTACGCGTATCTCAAGGGTCGCGCGGACGGCAAGATCCACATCGGAAGGCCGGCCGTGAAGTCAGGCGCCTGA